A stretch of Anas acuta chromosome 3, bAnaAcu1.1, whole genome shotgun sequence DNA encodes these proteins:
- the HTR1B gene encoding 5-hydroxytryptamine receptor 1B — protein MEPASPCRAPLLPANDSYHGRNCSAEEGIYQDATPLSGKIVLAVVLALVTLATVLSNAFVIATVYQTRKLHTPANYLIASLAVTDLLVSILVMPISTVYTVTGKWTLGQIVCDIWLSSDITCCTASILHLCVIALDRYWAITDAVEYSTKRTPKRAAGMIALVWVFSICISMPPLFWRQAKAEEVSHCVVNTDHVLYTVYSTVGAFYFPTLLLIALYGRIYVEARSRILKQTPKKAGKRLTRAQLITDSPGSSSSVTSINSKAPEGSSETGSPVYMNQVKVKVSDALLEKKKLTAARERKATKTLGIILGAFIVCWLPFFIISLVLPICKDACWFHMAIFDFFTWLGYLNSLINPIIYTMSNEDFKQAFHKLIRFRCTS, from the coding sequence ATGGAGCCGGCGAGCCCCTGCCGGGCGCCGCTGCTCCCCGCCAACGACTCTTACCACGGGCGAAACTGCAGCGCCGAGGAAGGGATCTACCAAGATGCCACCCCCCTCTCCGGGAAGATCGTGCTCGCCGTCGTCCTGGCGCTCGTCACCCTGGCCACGGTGCTCTCCAACGCCTTTGTCATCGCCACGGTCTACCAGACGAGGAAACTCCACACGCCGGCCAACTATCTCATCGCCTCGCTGGCCGTCACCGACCTCCTCGTCTCCATCCTCGTCATGCCCATCAGCACCGTGTACACTGTGACCGGCAAGTGGACGCTGGGCCAGATCGTCTGCGATATCTGGCTGTCCTCGGACATCACCTGTTGCACGGCGTCCATCCTGCACCTCTGTGTCATCGCCCTGGACCGCTACTGGGCGATCACCGACGCCGTCGAGTACTCCACGAAAAGGACTCCCAAGCGGGCAGCGGGCATGATCGCCCTGGTGTGGGTCTTCTCCATCTGCATCTCCATGCCCCCCTTGTTTTGGCGGCAGGCGAAGGCCGAGGAAGTCTCTCACTGTGTGGTGAACACGGACCACGTCCTCTACACCGTGTACTCCACGGTGGGAGCCTTCTACTTCCCCACTTTGCTGCTGATAGCCCTCTACGGGAGAATCTACGTGGAAGCCAGATCGAGGATTTTGAAGCAGACGCCAAAGAAAGCGGGTAAAAGACTAACTCGGGCTCAGCTGATCACGGACTCCCCGGGGTCGTCCTCCTCCGTCACGTCCATAAACTCCAAGGCCCCCGAGGGATCCAGCGAAACGGGCTCGCCCGTGTACATGAACCAGGTGAAGGTGAAGGTTTCGGACGCCCTGCTGGAGAAGAAGAAGCTCACGGCCGCTAGAGAGCGGAAAGCTACAAAGACTTTAGGGATTATTTTAGGAGCCTTCATCGTCTGTTGGCTGCCCTTTTTCATCATCAGCCTGGTGTTGCCTATTTGCAAGGACGCTTGCTGGTTCCACATGGCCATCTTTGACTTTTTCACGTGGCTCGGATATCTCAACTCCCTCATCAACCCCATCATCTATACGATGTCGAACGAAGACTTCAAACAAGCTTTCCACAAACTCATACGTTTCCGATGCACAAGCTGA